A stretch of DNA from Salmo trutta chromosome 12, fSalTru1.1, whole genome shotgun sequence:
GAGAACCTGGCTAGAAACGTACTAAAGACGTGGGATGAAGAGGAGAGTTAGGGTGGGAGATGCACCCCGATGTGCCCACTCTGTCGTCAGACTGTGAGGACAAAACTGACTTTTTGCTACAACCTAGAAAACATATCATTGGCTGTGATTATTGGTATGTTATTAATCACTGTTAATTCTTTGCTTTCTGCCCTGCATCTCTCATATAGTGATGTCCACCGCCTCTGAGGCGGGGGAGAatgaaagggagaggaggagaggaaggcacTTCCAGCAAGTGTGCaactactggcacacagatcTTCTCCTCACACACTGGCTTTACCGGCTCTCTCCCACTAGGTGGCACCACATCCACTGTCAGACAGGTAAGAGTCAGTGGCTGTGTCCGAAATCTGTCTTGCCACTACTTACTAAAATAACATACCGTGTACTAATAgtactacatactatttagaacgtactgtttagtaaaaacgtATGCATTAAGtaacaaatatcaacatactTCTCATTCATACTGAGAAGGCGTCATCTAATGCACCATCCTGCTTGTTCCCCGCAATGTGTTTATTGTTGTCAAACACGTGAGTGTGAAAAGACGATTCTCTTCCTCGAAGAAGTGCAGCGAATTCTACCTGATGAAAAGCCGgaatgacatcctggcatttgaAGAATAATCCATTTTCGAAATTTCACATAGCCTATTATAAAACGTTCTATTTTCGTACACACAAAAAGCCTTCCATTAAGAACTCAAGCAGCGTACGGTATTCGGACACGGCCACTGGCTGCCTCACAATTTACATGACACCCTGTTAGTCCCCATATGGTGCAGTTTAAAATAGCTGATGATTATTTAGGACTACTATGAAATCATACTATGACATAAGGAGGTCATATGTGCTCATGACAAGTCTTACATTACTGTATCATAACGTATTGTATGTTTTGGCTGTAGTGTTACATTACTTGCAGACAGCAAATGAGGAACGCATACACTGGAGTGTATCTGTGAATTGACTTTGCTCTCTCTGAATCAGCTGGCTGTCAGTCAAGTGGTGGTGGGTAGGTTTGGCTAATCAGCACAGCCAATTCAGAGCCCTTCCAGCACCAACAGGACGCACAAATACCCACCATCAAAGTAGtgaagtaaacacacacacacagcacatgcaCATAACGTGTGTACAGAGGTATACACAAGTTATGTACACTCTGCACCTCGCACATCGCACACACAAACCAAACTACAGCTATAACACTTGTTTGTTGACATTTCAGATGAGTATACCTTTTTCCAGACAAATGAAGCATGCACAGCTTAAATGTTGTGTGCCGGAATAATTTGGTCCAATAACATTACTAGTATCTTGTGGATACCATGATCGCACATATAAACAATCTAAAACATATATTTCTAATGTTCTACaataaatgtgaaaatattccatGAAAAGGGTTTTAAAGTTTCCGGAATTTCACAACCCTCCACAGACACAAACTTGACAGGTTGGCAATATATAAACACAAGAAGTGTGCTTGGAAATGGGGAGTTTTTGTTCCTGCCTCATATGTTCAGGAATTACACTTAATTACATTAAAGTAGACGAGAGTTTCTCAACCCTGCACACACATACAATGTTATCAGCAGAGTTATCAACATAACTTTGAGTGACGTAGTCCTCTCTGTCGCCAGCCCCCTTTATAACCCTGGGTGTGGGACAGCATAAAGAGGAGCACTCGAGCTACGCAGAACAGTCAGTTCTTTAAGACTACGCAGAACATTCGAGTCTTTTGCAGAATATGTAATAAGAATGAAGGAAGTTTTAGCCTTGCTACTGCTGTCTCTGTGCTGCTGCCTGTCCAGGGGACTGGGTGATAATCGGGACAGTGAGGGGTACCAGGGGACTGGGGCtagtctagctgtctgtctgccCGACACCTGTGCCCTGTTCAGGGAACTTGCAGCCATGAAAGAGAGATTAGGAACCATGGACCAGACGCAGGCTGCCCTGAAGGAAAGTTTTGGGGCCATGGGACAGAAACTGGGAGCTGTGGAGACCAAGCTACAGGGCAGTGAGAGtcaggtggaggagctgaagaaaGTGAATACAGGTAAGTAACAGAGATTTAACAAGCAAAGCATTCTGTGAAGTGTTATACAGCTTCATACACTTATTCTTATTTCATTGATTTTAACTTTGTCTTATTGATTACTATTTTGAAAACgattcccatagggcggtgcacaattggcccagcgttgtccgggtttgtccggtgtaggctgtcattataaataataatttgtccttatttgacttgcatagttaaataaaggttcatttttttttttaaatgataataataatacaaatttgTGGAGCCTTTACTACACTGTAATGTTGAGGTTTTATTACGAAATCCTTTCTGTTATAACAGCTCAAGAGGAAGAACTGAAAGCCTTGAAGAAGAGCTTATCACCTGGTAAGAGCAAGGTTCCACTCTTCCTCAAAGTGGCATCTATCTATCGATGTCCTTCTTGATATCTACTTGATTGTTCGTTCATTAATTCATTCCTTCATTCGTTCCCCAGCCCAGCCAAAAGTGGCCTTCTCTGTTGCTCTCAGAGACTCTGGCAGTGGGAATATTGGACCCTTTACCACCAATACCCCTTTACAGTACAAAAGAGTCTTCTCCAACACCGGCAGTAGCTACAATCCTGCTACAggtactgtgtgcgtgtgtgtgtgtgtgtgtgtgtgtgtgtgtgtgtgtgtgtgtgtgtgtgtgtgtgtgtgtgtgtgtgtgtgtgtgtgtgtgtgtgtgtgtgtgtgtgtgtgtgcgcgttgtCAATCAGGTAGTGTTATTTATCTTCCTTCATAGGCATCTTCACAGCCATGGTCAGAGGGATGTACTGCTTCCGCTACTCCATGTACAGCAACAACTCCGGCCGTCCCAACTCTGTCGTGTCTCTGATGAAGAACAGTGAGAAGCTGGTTACTACATGGAACACTGATGACAGTATGAATGTCCACGAAAGCGCTAGCAACGCAGCGGTAGTGCAATTGGAGGTGGGAGACAGTGTTTACATCCAGCTCTGGGCTAACAGGGTCGTCTACGATGACATTAATAACTATAACACCTTTACTGGGTTCCTACTGTTCACCGTGTAACAAGACCAGTTGATTTAACTGAGGTTTTGTAAAGATTAGACTTGATTGACAAGATATTCATTTGGCCACACGGTATAGGTTTTCAAAACAAATACATCATAACTGTATAAGAGTGAAACGAAAAAATAAAAGTGAATTGGCTTACTGTATTTTATCTGGTGGTTTTCTGGCCCCTTCCTGACTAAAGTGTTGAAGCAGATTTATTTGGATCTGTAAATTTCTCCTGAGGCCACTAGCTAGAGCATTACCTAATGTAATGTTATGAGAGGGTATTAGTGTGCTGCTGGTCCCTGTGCTGTGACAGTCAGTTGACACCATGGAAATCCTGTGGGCTGAGCTGCTCGCTGCTGCTGCCAGAGAGGCTGAATCAACGACACGACGTCTAAACAACAGGCCCGCTGCGGCCAAGGCCATTGTCTTACCTTTGTACTGACgttgtgtgtgtatcctgtggATGCGCGTACACACGTCATATATCACCACAGAGGAGCCATAATGACAAGCTGCAGGAACACTGAATGCATATAGTCGCcggtgaaagtctacacaccttttgcacagtcttcacattttgctgccttcaAAATAAATCTTTAAAGGGATTCaattcaacaaaaaaatcctaccaatatacacaacctactccacattatcaaagtggaagagaaattatagaacaccccccccccaaaaaacaataaTGTCTATATTACGTATGTCgtcacacccctgagttaatatttggtggaagcacctttggcagccattacagctgtgaatcattttgaatacGATTCTGCCAACTTTTCACAACTCTTAGagcaacataaactcagcaacaaaaaaaaaacgtcctctcgctctcaactgtgtttattttcagcaaacttaacatgtgtaaatatttgtatgaacataacaagattcaacaactgagacataaactgaacaagttccacagacatgtggctaacataaatggaataatgtgtccctgaacaaagggggggtcaaaatcaaaagtaagtcagtatcttgtgtggccaccagctgcattaagtactgcagtgcatctactcctcatggactgcaccagatttgccagttcttgctgtgagatgttaccccactcttccaccaagccacctgcaagttcccggacatttctggggggaatggccctagccctcaccctccgatccaacaggtcccagacgttgctcaatgggattgagatccgggctcttcgctgactatggcagaacactgacattgcaggaaatcacgcatcttgcaggaaatcacgcacagaacgagcagtatggctggtggcattgtcaaaTCCGACCACCACCCCTGCtttgagacaaaaccgtgactcgttagtgaagagcactttttgccagtcctgtctgttccagcgacggtgggtttgtgcccataggcgacgttgttgccggtgatgtctggtgaggacctgccttacaacaggcctacaagccctcagtccagcctctctcagcctattgtggacagtctgagcactgatggagggattgtgcgttcctggagTAACTCggccagttgttgttgccatcctgtacctgtcccgtaggtgtgatgttcggatgtactgatcctgtgcaggtgttgttacacgtggtctgccactgcgaggatgatcagctgtccgtcctgtctccctgtagcgctgtcttaggcttctcacagtacggacattgcaatttattgcccaggccacatctgcagtcctcatgcctccttgtagcatgcctaaggcacgttcacgcagatgagcagggaccctgggcatctttctttggtgtttttcagagtcagtagaaaggcctctttagtgtcctaagttttaataactgtgaccttaattgcctacagtctgtaagctgttagtgtcttaacgaccgttccataggtgcatgttaattaattggttcattgaacaagcatggaaaacagtgtttaaaccctttacaatgaagatctgtgaagttatttggatttttacgaattatctttgaaagacagggtcctgaaaaagggccgtttctttttttgctgagtttatatccattgtttttgtcaaaatttcTCATGTTTAGTcaatttggttgggaatcattgacGGACAGCGatattcaaaccttgtctctgcttttcaagcagatttaagtcaggactgtGACAGGCACATTCAGGTACACTCAACAACAATTGGATAgtcattctggtgtgtctttggcacTCACATTTGcataattgtcctgctgaaaattGTAATTCTATCCCAGGGTTTTCAGAAGACTACGGCgggttttcctctaactttttaTCTGGGCTTTGCTcctcatatttattttgatcctgacaaactccccagtgtCTGCAGGtgataagcatacccataaaatgatgctgccacaacaatATTTGAAAATACAGACTATCAACAACATTGCACTCACTCCTCACTACTGGCctgtatgacaaagtgaaaaaaaggAGGCCTGTGTTAATAAAATCCATTCCAAATAATAAATTATGTTTGCATCAAAGACATTAAGTAATATTGCAAGACAACACAGCAAagaaattacatttttggccaaAATGAAAAACTACAGGTTTGGGCCTGTAGTACTCAAGGAAGACTGGTGGACAAAAAAGGGATTGATTCCACCAGTCAGCAGGGTATTGAGGAAGAGAGGCCCTTCACCAGTGGAGATTAAAACCatgtatctctttctttctctctctggccccCATGGAGCAGCAATCTAAGGCCATCtccaaacaaaacaaaagagattaAGCGAAAAATGGATGGAAAGAGAGATGAGGAAAGAGTCACTGACTGGGACCGTAGAGCGATCACACATACGATGGTATAGTAGATGTGCTGGTgtgtcatctctctcttcctgcagTGATGTAGCCCAGACTGATACAGATCAGCGACATGGTTAAAAGATACTGAAAAGAGTATAATCTGCACGTTACATTTCAGCCGTACCTCATTATTCCCACATCTTCAAACCTGTTATTCTATCTAGTTTAAAACATTCCCTTTTTATGCCGGCTGTACTCACATATTGGTTCTTATACCAGTTATTGTTAATTGTatttgtctgtatgtgtgtgtatccgggggggaggggggggatccTTTGTGTTCCCTGCCCAGACTTGCCCTGGTCAGACAATGGGGTAATATTGGCCAAACATTCCCCTCACCAATGATGGAGATGTGGAAATTACTATCAAGAATCCATAACGTATGAGTCCACAGAAATGGATCTGATTGGCTAGTCTGAGTGGACAGAAGGCAATTTATGGTTTGTTCAGAATTGGGGGCAATATTTCCAGCCTGGCTTTCCCATGCCACCATAGCAGCCACCCCCAGcctctgcccctctcctcacacagacatacacaaaccCACACCTGTCCCTCCATGCTCACCCCCCTCCCTAGGGAAATTCTATACTTGTCCCTGTCTGACGACCGGCCGCTCCGTTTGGCTGGTCGCACTAGCAACGGCCTGCTCGTTGCCAACGGCAGCAGAGGataaataaagtgtgtgtgtatgtgggatgAGGATGAATGAGTCCGACAGACAGCCTTGCCATCGTcagtaaacagagagagagagagggagggggagagtgatAAACACAGGGCTGAAAAGTGCAGGAGCAAGACAGAAaagggggggaagggagggggtgTGTTGCTGAAGATGAGGATATTATAGATGGCTGTATTTCCTGTATCTACTGCTGTGTCGTATACAATACACATAATACATCAAGGAGGTACAACGGAAAGGGAGATTCCACTACATTTTTCTAGAAATTAGGCAGATGCTATGGCCATAGAAATCTAACCCAGCTGCTCCCAAATGGATTACGTAAACCAGTTGCATTATCACATAATGATGAGGATGGCTGGCTGTAAATTACAATGAGAAGAAAGTTTGTGGTGTGCTATGCAGACATAGATTATCCCAACTGTTTCCTCTCACTACCTGTGATTCTGACTGGGTAACATCTGGTGTCTTCATATTGGGCAATGAGGCCACatgcacgcaacacacacacacacacacacacacacacacacacacacacacacacacacacacacacacagcgcaacAAGGTTTTATTTCATCCCTCTGTCTTGCCAAGTCAATCAGCTCAGTGATGTCATCGTGTCAGTGTGCCTATGCAGGATTACTGCCACAGCTGTTGTACCTTACTGAGatccaaaaatacacacacaaacaaacacacaccctttCAACTAGACATAGGCTACAGTAAAAACAAAGCGCTGATAAACGAATGCGCACATCTCACACCGACGGAGAGTGAAGATGGACAGTAACGCTCACGTTCCTGCTCAAGGATGTAGACTCACTCCCCATCAATGATTACATCAACAACAAAACAGCACCATCCCAGCAGTGTGAGAACTAAATAATATCTCTTAGGAGTAAGGGGCATAAGACGTGTCTGAGGAGGGTTGGTGTGAGGTTCTCCTCCATGCTGTGATCGTTTAGGGAGGGTTAAAGAACCCTAAACACCCGCTGGGTGTGAGTCATTAAGCAGGAGGAGTgtgtgaacacacacatacacactgggcCCAACAGCCAGGAAATGAGGAATATGCAATAAGAGTGGGGGTGTGATTGAATCAGCCTGCTGCCTCTTGGCTCCCAGCTCTTGACTCACAGCCCATAACT
This window harbors:
- the LOC115203950 gene encoding complement C1q-like protein 2, which gives rise to MKEVLALLLLSLCCCLSRGLGDNRDSEGYQGTGASLAVCLPDTCALFRELAAMKERLGTMDQTQAALKESFGAMGQKLGAVETKLQGSESQVEELKKVNTAQEEELKALKKSLSPAQPKVAFSVALRDSGSGNIGPFTTNTPLQYKRVFSNTGSSYNPATGIFTAMVRGMYCFRYSMYSNNSGRPNSVVSLMKNSEKLVTTWNTDDSMNVHESASNAAVVQLEVGDSVYIQLWANRVVYDDINNYNTFTGFLLFTV